A single genomic interval of Bacillus sp. es.036 harbors:
- a CDS encoding iron-containing alcohol dehydrogenase family protein, translating to MEPIQVRATPGHYECRPGVLQELPRLLQEGRFQKVFVISGNRSWEAAQDYFPDLSEFHTAYSTYSGECSESEIARQAELARIHHADVILGVGGGKVLDVAKAVGNEVNKDVALVPTLASTCAATTPLSVKYSDEGEFITYTIFPRSTYLVLVEPEILLQSPIAYLRAGIGDTLAKWYEARALIEGLPSTPVSVQLAYEVAKSCRDVLVKDGDQAVKDQQKGYLSDAFIRVVETNLLSGGMVGGLGDRYGRIAGAHSIHNGLTHVAEAHSFLHGEKVAYGILVQLVLEGEWAEVRGLFSFYEQIGLPLSLESLGVASANVEGVGDVIAEYATKEGESIHFPTALPVSKSDVVEAILGLEALQLTLS from the coding sequence ATGGAACCAATACAAGTTAGAGCAACCCCAGGACATTATGAATGTCGACCGGGAGTTCTTCAGGAATTACCACGGCTGCTTCAGGAAGGACGATTTCAAAAAGTGTTTGTTATTTCAGGAAATCGATCCTGGGAAGCGGCTCAAGATTACTTTCCGGATTTGTCTGAATTTCATACGGCTTATTCCACGTATAGTGGGGAGTGCTCTGAATCAGAAATTGCAAGGCAAGCGGAATTAGCGCGGATTCATCATGCCGATGTCATACTTGGAGTAGGCGGAGGAAAAGTGCTCGATGTAGCAAAAGCGGTTGGAAATGAAGTGAATAAAGACGTGGCACTCGTACCCACGCTTGCTTCTACATGCGCAGCGACCACGCCCCTTAGCGTGAAGTATTCAGATGAAGGCGAATTTATTACGTATACTATTTTTCCAAGAAGTACATATCTTGTTCTTGTAGAGCCCGAAATTCTTTTACAGTCGCCAATCGCTTATTTACGAGCCGGGATTGGTGATACGCTGGCCAAATGGTACGAAGCGAGAGCATTAATTGAAGGGCTACCTTCTACGCCTGTGTCTGTACAATTAGCATACGAGGTTGCTAAAAGCTGCCGCGATGTGCTTGTGAAGGATGGTGATCAAGCGGTTAAAGATCAGCAAAAGGGTTATTTGAGTGATGCGTTTATCCGCGTCGTTGAAACGAATCTTTTATCTGGAGGAATGGTAGGCGGGCTTGGTGATCGTTATGGACGAATTGCTGGAGCGCACTCCATTCATAATGGGTTAACGCATGTTGCGGAAGCACATTCTTTTCTTCATGGTGAAAAAGTTGCGTACGGTATTTTAGTACAGCTTGTACTAGAAGGGGAGTGGGCGGAAGTAAGAGGGTTGTTTTCTTTCTATGAGCAAATTGGTTTGCCGCTCTCATTAGAGTCACTTGGGGTTGCGTCTGCAAATGTGGAAGGCGTCGGTGATGTGATTGCTGAATACGCGACGAAAGAAGGAGAGTCGATTCACTTTCCAACGGCTTTACCTGTTTCGAAAAGTGATGTCGTTGAAGCGATCCTGGGCTTAGAAGCTTTGCAACTGACGTTAAGCTGA
- a CDS encoding methionine ABC transporter permease: MSAKISEFLDLWGADIWSAIIETFQMVGISLLISVLIGLPLGVLLVLTRPEKALENKVLFRLLNAVINVIRSIPFIILLFFILPFTKMIAGTTIGVKGVIVPLVVFTAPYIARLMESALLEVDRGVVEAYEAMGVKTRHIIWHVLVRESRSSIVLGLTIATIGLIGATAMAGLVGAGGLGDLAYRYGHLRYEVDVMYVTVFLLIVLVQGLQSFGNILSARLKKD; the protein is encoded by the coding sequence ATGTCAGCTAAGATTTCGGAATTCCTCGACCTTTGGGGAGCAGATATTTGGAGTGCTATTATAGAAACGTTTCAGATGGTTGGGATTTCCCTCCTGATCTCGGTATTAATAGGGCTTCCGCTAGGTGTGTTACTCGTTTTAACACGACCTGAAAAAGCACTTGAAAACAAGGTTCTTTTCCGCTTACTAAATGCGGTTATTAATGTGATCAGGTCGATTCCATTCATTATTCTACTCTTTTTCATTTTACCTTTTACGAAAATGATCGCAGGTACAACAATCGGTGTGAAAGGCGTGATTGTGCCGCTCGTTGTTTTTACAGCTCCGTACATTGCGAGGCTGATGGAATCCGCCTTACTTGAAGTAGATCGCGGAGTTGTTGAAGCATATGAAGCGATGGGTGTTAAAACGAGACACATTATTTGGCACGTTCTAGTCAGAGAATCGCGATCCTCGATTGTGCTCGGGTTAACGATTGCTACCATCGGACTCATTGGGGCAACGGCCATGGCTGGACTAGTTGGCGCAGGTGGACTTGGAGACCTTGCTTACCGCTATGGGCATTTGCGGTATGAAGTTGATGTGATGTACGTGACGGTCTTTTTGCTCATTGTCCTCGTTCAGGGGCTGCAGTCGTTTGGTAACATTCTTTCCGCTCGATTGAAAAAAGATTAG
- a CDS encoding methionine ABC transporter ATP-binding protein: MIRLENITKTYKNGDKITNAVDDVSIEVEKGSIYGVIGYSGAGKSTLVRMANLLERPTEGKVYINGIELTSLSTGKLQKTRQRIGMIFQSFNLLKTGTVHQNIAIPLKLTGVPKKEIENRVDKYLEIVGLSDKRDAYPSQLSGGQKQRVAIARALAHEPEVLLCDEATSALDPDTTESILALVEQINRDFGITILLITHEMHVVQKICHEVAVMENGKVIEQGRVVDIFSQPATSTAKRFVQSLFQDELPESLVTRLKESGQIVNLSFIGERSESPALAHVSKKFDVYPSILAGNITQLKDQPFGRLVVHLEGNADETDRAVTFLEESGVVVEGYVQEVEAHVS; this comes from the coding sequence ATGATTCGTTTAGAAAATATAACGAAAACGTATAAGAATGGTGACAAGATCACTAATGCGGTTGATGATGTTTCGATCGAAGTTGAAAAAGGAAGCATCTATGGCGTCATTGGCTATAGTGGGGCTGGAAAAAGCACGCTCGTTCGAATGGCGAATCTGCTAGAGAGACCGACTGAGGGAAAGGTATATATTAATGGCATTGAGCTCACCTCTTTGTCTACGGGAAAGCTTCAAAAAACAAGACAGCGAATTGGCATGATCTTTCAATCCTTTAATTTGTTGAAAACGGGGACTGTTCACCAGAACATTGCGATTCCACTTAAGCTAACGGGCGTACCCAAAAAAGAAATCGAAAATCGGGTGGATAAATACTTAGAGATCGTTGGGTTATCGGACAAGCGCGATGCTTATCCTTCTCAGCTCTCTGGAGGACAGAAGCAGCGAGTTGCGATTGCGCGTGCGCTTGCTCATGAGCCTGAAGTTCTTTTATGTGACGAAGCAACAAGTGCCCTTGACCCTGATACGACGGAATCGATTTTAGCACTGGTGGAACAAATTAATCGCGATTTTGGCATTACCATTTTACTCATTACTCACGAAATGCATGTTGTGCAGAAGATTTGTCATGAAGTCGCTGTGATGGAGAATGGGAAGGTCATTGAGCAAGGCAGAGTTGTTGATATCTTTAGTCAACCAGCGACATCCACGGCAAAACGGTTTGTGCAGTCGCTCTTCCAAGATGAGCTTCCAGAGTCGCTCGTTACGCGTTTGAAAGAAAGCGGTCAGATCGTGAACCTTTCCTTTATTGGCGAGCGTTCCGAAAGTCCGGCTCTTGCGCATGTTAGTAAAAAGTTCGACGTGTATCCGTCGATTTTAGCCGGAAATATTACGCAGCTAAAGGATCAGCCGTTTGGGAGACTTGTCGTTCATTTGGAAGGTAATGCAGATGAAACGGATCGAGCTGTCACCTTTTTAGAAGAAAGCGGCGTTGTCGTCGAAGGATATGTTCAGGAGGTGGAAGCCCATGTCAGCTAA